In Palaemon carinicauda isolate YSFRI2023 chromosome 21, ASM3689809v2, whole genome shotgun sequence, the following proteins share a genomic window:
- the LOC137614785 gene encoding protein MON2 homolog, which translates to MNFVPFAEKSLSMVVSLYHTTSCWQEVIEAQVLKNIIQGLIVPLRMKYRCPAQTTWKLAITTLLTVLQEGLQLAREHPTHFREMWPVLGTALDSFLFSNSPPPANQSSEDAEGDESIDCQVVELIREEILPYASSTPSDFIVSIMVLLNKGSIESASGTDSECDGFKLREEFAKTCFETLLQFSLLTPTDFDVKLDNSDNAGTSKGTESSNGNMSQSIKGCLGTNDSTQITTKLAVTSLLHRFREVLVRYVEDEKLSGKCPLPRHRIAEISFVLKAIATLLSSLKKAPVEKVDSMTWAQLIGLYPHLVEVGGSSNSGTPQLWRSLREVLLQYAQLLHPPTTSSSVDSNENSHKGVINGT; encoded by the exons ATGAACTTTGTACCATTTGCTGAAAAATCCTTGTCGATGGTTGTCTCCCTATATCACACAACATCGTGTTGGCAGGAAGTCATAGAAGCTCAAGTGTTGAAAAATATCATTCAG GGTTTGATAGTCCCCCTTCGTATGAAGTACAGATGTCCTGCTCAAACTACGTGGAAGTTAGCCATTACTACATTGTTGACTGTTCTGCAAGAAGGCCTACAGTTAGCGAGAGAACACCCTACTCATTTCCGAGAAATGTGGCCTGTCTTAGGGACAGCATTAgatagttttcttttttcaaatag TCCTCCCCCTGCAAATCAGAGTAGTGAAGATGCTGAAGGAGACGAAAGTATAGATTGTCAAGTAGTCGAACTCATACGAGAAGAGATACTGCCATATGCATCATCTACACCCAGTGATTTCATAGTATCGATTATGGTGCTTCTTAACAAAGGCTCCATAGAATCTGCATCTGGCACTGACTCAG AATGTGATGGCTTCAAGCTGAGAGAAGAATTTGCTAAAACATGCTTTGAAACACTCTTGCAGTTTTCGTTGCTAACTCCAACAGATTTCGATGTAAAACTTGACAACTCAG ATAATGCAGGAACCAGTAAAGGTACAGAATCTAGCAATGGAAACATGTCACAGAGTATTAAGGGATGCTTAGGAACCAATGATAGTACTCAGATAACGACCAAATTAGCAGTTACGTCATTACTTCATCGTTTCCGTGAGGTTCTTGTTAGATATGTTGAAGATGAGAAACTAAGCGGAAAATGTCCATTGCCAAG ACACCGAATAGCCGAAATAAGTTTTGTCTTAAAGGCAATTGCAACATTATTATCGTCTTTAAAGAAAGCACCAGTTGAAAAAG TGGACAGCATGACTTGGGCCCAGCTTATTGGTCTCTATCCACATCTTGTGGAAGTTGGCGGATCAAGTAATAGTGGCACCCCTCAGCTTTGGCGCTCACTCAGGGAAGTTCTCCTGCAGTACGCTCAGTTGCTGCACCCTCCAACAACTTCGTCATCTGTGGATTCTAATGAAAACTCACATAAGGGTGTGATAAACGGGACCTAA